The sequence TTGTCATTTTAATCAGTGACGGTTGGGACCGGGGCGAAGCGGATATCCTCCAGAAGGGGATGGAGGTGTTGCATCGCCAAGCGTATAAGTTAATCTGGCTGAATCCCCTACTCGGCAGTGAAGGATATCAGCCGATCTGTCGTGGCATACGCACGGCGCTGCCGTATGTTGACTATTTCTTGCCAGCTCACAATTTGGATAGCCTGATCCAATTGACGAAGGTATTGACACCAATCTGGTCAGATTAAACGGACGCACTGAAGGAGGGACGGCAGGGAGGGTAATCTGGATCTTATCTCTATTGAGATTGGCCATCTTGTCGATAAGCCAGAATGGGACGGAGGAAGGCAAATACATCCACGGATGACGCATTACGGATTACGTTTCACGTCTCACATTTCGCATCTTACACTTCGCTCGGCTGGATTCTGTGTGTTCTACTTATTTTTTTGACCTGTGCCTCTCCACCACTTATCATTCCAGAGTACGGGACACCAGCCCCCAATTTCACCCTCAAAGATCAGAATGATCAAGAAATTCGATTGAGCCAATTCCGTGGGGAAAATGTGTTACTATTCGGCTTTGATAGGGACAGTGTCGATAACGGGGGAACATGGCTAAATCTATTCATTGAGCGTTATGCTGAAGGGATGCAGATTCTCCCTATTGCCGATGGATCTAGTATGCCGTTCTCTGCACGCCTGTTTCTGAAGGGCAAGGTTAAAGCTGAGGTCCAAGATGCTGCGGAAGAGTTTAATCTATCAAGTTTCCTATTGGACTGGACAGGTGAAGTCTCTCGGCAATATGGGTTGGCTCCCAAAATACCGACGATTGTGCTGATCG comes from Candidatus Poribacteria bacterium and encodes:
- a CDS encoding redoxin domain-containing protein; this encodes MGRRKANTSTDDALRITFHVSHFASYTSLGWILCVLLIFLTCASPPLIIPEYGTPAPNFTLKDQNDQEIRLSQFRGENVLLFGFDRDSVDNGGTWLNLFIERYAEGMQILPIADGSSMPFSARLFLKGKVKAEVQDAAEEFNLSSFLLDWTGEVSRQYGLAPKIPTIVLIGRAGHIRLVQPLPQLTEEGVRGVFDQIDQQIR